From Labrus bergylta chromosome 22, fLabBer1.1, whole genome shotgun sequence, one genomic window encodes:
- the ctc1 gene encoding CST complex subunit CTC1, whose protein sequence is MDSVQRFLDQLKPGGEAESVWLKEIFTFITEHLHPLLSGPAPSGGSVCSDQLSVCVLKSIQENMAATHTLPVSYRLVSVSELLSKQHLACVSNLSWSTNQQRAWEKEAELAVPGYKTLPRVNLLLIGYLREERGGAWMLTDRSGRVRCECLSSSPLWLNRPVFLPHWNYIPHNASGRDTEEAGGCVELIGSPVLLCPGPELGLAVGPGEGAELRGVVGVRQAADALQNRTRGQRVSVWGTVGSLCPLLVVSGTTFFCFSLTDDSHSLPVLVKDSSKLWWTQCVCVGQSVCVTALRVCVLRGWSGNNILCATEQSEIHTNYTHTREHTHSDTQLDTSTPWMMSHDEDVHESCEEAEPERHILQSGVRMKQSRVISYQGTVTKVVSEGAGLYVVDGKVGLCLAYQPNLRRKLRAGDSVELHHIHFLYRPCPDFPPSMLCTCLRSSLRVTSFSMVGGSIPDSSCPGDGVLPRLLLESNMGVSEYLWTCHLSSQLSHSLLPSVLKQQCVCALSWKLMEDVLKPEGRGRRDIYSEMLDESHTCPVTQYSVDPSVHQYISVSELCQSLQSECWSSVSLSSLLPPGGSSLSSSQINSTLAWSCRSLTSDPQKSHQSGDELRQRPLLVVGVLELPSQQSEHSLQLRDRTGGVACVVTEASQEEEGRQTAVFNTAWIGSLVCVNQFTMVTERFIQSEFPSYQHLDQDKFITHRHYRGYLQFSLDHLHILSPSVAMETHLRQRGEESAHDIMMRKQTVEEEEEDGVTGKKRRRDEAADHSHSASTSVTMTTGNSSRPCVSMVIRVEQKEGVAWRNMGVELKSGEAGLTPCFSVRAAVIGPVTSWGRDPKNGPMIDSEADAEREDKVVLVFSGASARWFPLLHPRCFYRLIAPNTQDHSVFISAGVSGRSQVQLHTDSTLHVQSDWRFHTLTRQLLHTYRQVKHAFRQTGKTHPQTDR, encoded by the exons GAGTCCGTCTGGTTAAAGGAGATCTTCACCTTCATCACTGAACACCTACATCCTCTACTctctggccccgccccctcag gagggagtgtgtgttcagatcagctgagtgtgtgtgtgctgaagaGCATACAGGAGAACATGGCGGCCACACACACCTTACCTGTGAGCTACAG GCTGGTCTCTGTCTCCGAGCTGCTCTCCAAACAGCACCTGGCCTGCGTCAGTAACCTGTCCTGGAGCACCAATCAGCAGCGAGCGTGGGAGAAGGAGGCAGAGCTCGCAGTTCCTGGTTACAAGACTCTGCCGCGGGTCAACCTGCTGCTGATTGGCTActtgagagaggagaggggcgGAGCCTGGATGCTGACAGACCGCAGCGGCAGAGTCAGGTGTGAG tgcctgtcttcctctcctctgtggcTGAATCGTCCTGTCTTCCTCCCTCACTGGAACTACATCCCCCACAATGCCTCGGGGCGGGACACAGAAGAAGCTGGAGGCTGTGTGGAGCTGATTGGTTCTCCCGTTCTGCTGTGTCCTGGTCCTGAGCTGGGATTGGCTGTTGGTCCTGGTGAAGGGGCGGAGCTTAGAGGAGTAGTTGGAGTGAGACAGGCTGCAGACGCACTCCAGAACAG gaCTCGTGGACAGCGTGTGTCAGTCTGGGGTACGGTGGGCTCactctgccctctgctggtggtTTCAGGAACAACGTTCTTCTGCTTCTCGCTGACGGACGACTCTCACAGTCTACCTGTGCTCGTCaag gacagCAGCAAGCTGTGGtggactcagtgtgtgtgtgttggtcagagtgtgtgtgtgacggcgctgcgtgtgtgtgtcctacGAGGCTGGAGTGGAAACAACATCCTGTGTGCGACTGAACAGTCTGAAAttcacacaaactacacacacacacgagaacacacacactctgacacgcAGTTGGACACGTCAACACCATGGATGATGTCACACGATGAGGACGTTCATGAAAGCTGTGAGGAGGCGGAGCCTGAGAGGCACATCCTCCAATCAGGCGTCAGGATGAAACAGTCCAGAGTCATCAGTTACCAG GGCACTGTGACTAAAGTGGTGagtgagggggcggggctttaTGTGGTTGACGGCAAGGTTGGCCTCTGCCTGGCCTATCAGCCAAATCTGAGGAGGAAACTAAGAGCAGGAGACTCTGTGGAG CTCCATCACATCCACTTCCTGTATCGGCCCTGTCCTGATTTtcctcccagcatgctttgcacCTGTCTTCGCTCCAGCCTCAGGGTCACCTCCTTCAGCATGGTGGGGGGGTCAATTCCTGACTCCAGTTGCCCTGGAGATGGAGTGTTACCGCGGTTACTACTGGAAAGTAACATGGGTGTGTCGGAGTACCTGTGGACCTGTCACCTGAGCTCACAGCTCTCACACAG TCTCCTTCCCAGTGTGTTGAAGCAGCAATGTGTCTGCGCGTTGTCCTGGAAGTTGATGGAGGATGTACTGAAACCAGAAGGCCGAGGAAGGAGGGACATTTACTCCGAGATGTTAGACGAGTCTCACACCTGTCCTGTGACACAG tacagtgttgaCCCTTCAGTGCACCAGTACATCAGTGTATCGGAGCTCTGTCAGTCCCTTCAGTCAGAGTGCTGgtcttctgtgtctctgagcTCACTGCTGCCCCCCGGTGGATCAAGTTTGTCTAGCTCTCAGATTAACTCGACACTGGCCTGGTCTTGCAGgagcctgacctctgacccccaGAAAAGCCACCAGAGTGGAGACGAGCTCAG gcagcgccccctgctggtggtGGGTGTGTTAGAGCTTCCATCACAGCAGTCTGAACACAGTCTGCAgctcagagacaggacaggggGCGTGGCTTGTGTTGTCACTGAAGCCAGCCAGGAAGAGGAGGGGCGTCAGACAGCGGTGTTTAACACGGCCTGGAtag gtaGTCTTGTGTGTGTCAATCAGTTCACCATGGTAACAGAGAGATTCATCCAATCAGAATTCCCCTCCTACCAACACCTGGACCAGGACAAGTTTATCACTCACAGACACTACAG aGGGTACCTGCAGTTTTCTCTGGATCACCTTCACATCCTGAGTCCgtctgttgccatggaaacacacctgcgacagagaggggaggagtcagcacatgacatcatgatgaggaaacagacagtagaagaagaagaggaggatggggTAACagggaagaagagaagaagagacgaAGCAGCAGACCACTCCcactctgcctccacctctgtAACTATGACAACGGGCAACAGCTCACGACCCTGTGTCTCTATGGTGATAAGGGTGGAGCAAAAGGAGGGAGTGGCCTGGAGGAACATGGGGGTGGAGTTAAAGAGTGGGGAGGCGGGGTTGACACCTTGCTTCTCTGTCAGagctgctgtgattggtccTGTGACCAGCTGGGGGAGGGACCCAAAGAACGGACCAATGATAGACAGCGAGGCAGACGCAGAGAGGGAGGACAAG GTGGTGCTGGTGTTCTCAGGTGCGTCTGCTCGCTGgtttcctctccttcatcccCGATGTTTCTACAGACTCATCGCCCCAAACACACAG GATCACAGTGTTTTCATTAGTGCTGGAGTTTCTGGGCGGAGCCAAGTGCAGCTCCACACTGACTCCACCCTTCACGTCCAATCTGATTGGAGGTTCCACACTCTGACACGCCAACTGCTGCACACCTACAGACAGGTAAAACACGCCTTCAGgcagacaggtaaaacacacccacagacagacaggtaa